The Amblyomma americanum isolate KBUSLIRL-KWMA chromosome 5, ASM5285725v1, whole genome shotgun sequence genome window below encodes:
- the LOC144133288 gene encoding uncharacterized protein LOC144133288, translating to MEHSIQLEDGSGGHSPSRRRAATVLCQHTRFRQQQQQQLTESQQTNNKPVERRRQQHNQHKNQQQQQLSGPAVVTALLSATSAGGAPQCCGPCVGGSAAAMGCNGGGGCSPVLLDSALPSDSDPNLEQHSSEEELEVINNRAGSAEKRKWSQANQRRTRGARGELTRNHRCAATAP from the coding sequence ATGGAGCACAGCATCCAGCTTGAAGACGGCAGCGGAGGCCACTCGCCCAGCCGTCGGCGCGCAGCCACAGTCCTTTGCCAGCACACAAGgttccggcagcagcagcagcagcagctaacgGAGTCCCAGCAGACGAACAACAAGCCCGTCGAGAGGCGGCGCCAGCAGCACAACCAGCACaagaatcagcagcagcagcagctctcgGGGCCCGCAGTGGTGACGGCCCTCCTGTCCGCCACGTCGGCGGGCGGTGCTCCCCAGTGTTGCGGTCCCTGCGTGGGCGGCAGTGCAGCGGCCATGGGCTGCAACGGAGGAGGAGGATGCAGCCCAGTGTTGCTCGACTCTGCGCTGCCCAGCGACAGCGACCCCAACCTGGAGCAGCACAGCTCCGAGGAAGAGCTCGAGGTCATCAACAACCGGGCCGGCTCGGCCGAGAAGCGCAAGTGGTCGCAGGCCAACCAGCGCCGCACACGGGGCGCCAGAGGTGAGCTGACGCGCAACCATCGCTGCGCTGCTACTGCGCCCTAA